A portion of the Bacteroides faecium genome contains these proteins:
- a CDS encoding BRO-N domain-containing protein → MTKKDAIKVFEDKKIRAVWDDQKEEWYFSIVDVIEVLTDSDRPRKYWGDLKKKLKTEGSQLSEEIGQLKLPSSDGKLYKTDVATTQQLFRLIQSIPSPKAEPFKMWMAQVAKERLDEMQNPELTINRAMMEYKSLGYSDNWINQRLKSIEVRKELTDEWKRNGMQEGVQFAALTDIIYQTWAEKSAKEYKQFKGLKKESLRDNMTNTELILNMLAETATTDLSKERNPSGFAENAEVAKDGGNVAKVARKQLESQLKRPVISPLNAKSVLLVDGERKKDESSEEEMK, encoded by the coding sequence ATGACTAAAAAAGATGCTATAAAAGTATTTGAAGATAAAAAGATTCGTGCTGTTTGGGATGACCAAAAGGAAGAGTGGTATTTTTCTATTGTTGATGTGATCGAAGTATTAACAGACAGTGACCGCCCGCGCAAGTATTGGGGGGATTTAAAAAAGAAATTGAAAACAGAGGGAAGTCAGTTGTCCGAAGAAATCGGACAACTGAAATTACCCTCTTCCGACGGTAAACTGTATAAGACAGATGTGGCTACCACCCAACAACTTTTTCGTCTTATCCAGTCAATTCCTTCGCCAAAAGCCGAACCGTTTAAAATGTGGATGGCACAAGTTGCCAAAGAACGTTTGGATGAAATGCAGAATCCCGAACTGACCATTAATCGGGCAATGATGGAATATAAATCTTTGGGTTACTCGGACAATTGGATTAATCAACGATTGAAATCAATTGAAGTCCGAAAGGAACTCACTGATGAATGGAAAAGGAATGGAATGCAAGAGGGTGTTCAGTTTGCTGCATTAACGGATATTATTTATCAGACATGGGCTGAAAAGTCTGCGAAAGAATATAAGCAATTTAAAGGATTGAAGAAAGAAAGTCTTCGTGACAATATGACGAACACTGAACTAATCCTTAATATGCTTGCCGAAACGGCTACTACGGATTTATCCAAAGAGAGAAACCCATCCGGTTTCGCCGAGAATGCCGAAGTGGCAAAAGATGGAGGGAATGTAGCAAAAGTTGCTCGCAAGCAACTGGAAAGTCAGTTAAAACGGCCTGTAATATCTCCGCTTAATGCAAAAAGTGTATTGCTAGTTGATGGTGAACGGAAAAAAGATGAGAGTTCGGAAGAGGAGATGAAGTAG